One part of the Odontesthes bonariensis isolate fOdoBon6 chromosome 15, fOdoBon6.hap1, whole genome shotgun sequence genome encodes these proteins:
- the prrc2c gene encoding protein PRRC2C isoform X3, with product MSEKSGQSTKAKDGKTKYATLSLFNTYKGKSLETQKTAVAARHGLQSLGKVAVSRRMPPPANLPSLKAENKGNDPNVNIVPKDGSGWASRSEPGDERQQETPPPPNKPAVLQSQELPTGASRSWANSKQTQLDGAPRVSSHFHQEFPSLQAAGEAEKGDGQEEEPYGPGPSLRPQNVGSWREGGGRNLNTASSPSEMDNRAPEEGSTGLDTSTPPGETDEPGRSVAPEGQKEKRDGRERLGGSPPGPPGPPGPPQPKLNGGQQPPAGVPSHFDPAFRSMMPPYMFHAYPQMSFGPGQGNFRYPVPQDGPKAIRGPRSARPQQAPPQSWLQDPDRPSIISATELKELDNLDTDTDEGWAGAQMEVDYTEKLNFSDDEENHAAKEKGENWEWMGKMERMRSRTSDIQEGWKEGSEERGGSKTSWADSVDPRAPSPGSVGQYNKSAAPQDFQSGSRSVGSSAPRGNKPQAAVAPGADEDSDAWRQKRKKQSDVSEAVERARRRREEEERRMEEQRLAACAEKLKRLNEKHRQADEGKPAQTPTDETGAAGKEALSAPAPASSPVPSIPVLQSQPPIIQAPLSERLDRDRERIEQELERVEPSAENDAQLPRQPSPPAQRPVAFSPEPQTEGETNLAEVGPLMEDNQTDKTSSVPIRDYFNIEEKRADEPHLPLPHMETSSGDEVPIAPPQLEGEAAAAMRPSLISGYSKQFQKSLPPRFLRQQEQMKQQQWQQQQSGGSVSPSSGGSVPAAQQQQHRSMYQPIGPHHQHLASMGFDPRWLMMQSYMDPRMMSGRPPMDMPANIHPGRLPPKQIVRREPGDNSSSSSDSFDHLTRPMRDHGMPSDSRMVWGSDSYPQPEPLPSVTPPKGRDDNKEQRMDSGLDLDRGLPPIYAQDHGALDSRKSNFFREPPETLTAFTQGPEDVSGSLDRVPVSTAFDPEEPGLPSGEEVEALGQAMLQRSVSQGSSHSLKLDEPRFDGLPLATKSLELQDTGDRADDKAQGELYSQAAVPSNRATPPADGLLHKQEKLPLPVPSKQKAELRWGGRSGAGRREGPGGERPVRRSGPIKKPVLRDMKEEREQREEREKRHERGERGDRSKKDQSSKAPSAAAAVSEGSRPQVEGKREAAEAEETPTVHQRTRDSQPSSGLPTSSSQEEKADKPPISDKHPEPKLPSRKDSNLPPRVYRREERERERDRDRDRDRDRDREKEMDKDRDRDWPIDSSFKGRGRGEYYSRGRSYRGTYSGRSRGSRGRSRPEYPYREPRLRSDLPSAVGAAAYRNREESETRSESSDFEVIPKRRRRRGSDTDSESEGGRESASDTGPSDREPSTKPSRPLRRELPGEGRSVHHKPGFGPPHMGEKVGPRGDDESRPKPGFLPKGEPSRRGRGGLYSRRGGTRERGGPRSAPLRRPAARDSSSQWPSKPMETFRPEDAESTTRYDNPSADRRPPKSEGKKFGDGAPQSSRERPRRSRPARPPRQDKPPRFRRLKEREAAVMANGETATSSPVSLPSVPAAAVSSSAPAPISHSPTMSRAPGTPLTVPAEVVSAIPGSDHHTPLEASLPETSSPTITAVGTKSPDLSNQNSSDQANEEWETASESSDFNERREREERKGALEAANEAATATAPAPATTQGTLTPSRSPPDGGVTPKREGSQAAKRSFSSQRPIERQNRRGNSGAKPSRSYAGGKGERRGGAKGSRKGLTSQQNSEATALAAGGAAQRSAKEQTARRKDEAKQTTKKPKENALSQFDLNNYASVVIIDDHPEVTTTEDPQSSANDDGFTEVVSRKQQKRLQDEEKRKKEEQTTQNWGKKSSGEKSRGSGGKLPPRFAKKQSSQQQQQQQQQQQQQQQQQQLSSQSQPVASAPSAQQQPSSSAAQHPHLAPSQPVASPQTLEGTVAPLSSIPPATVDFTSKSLPPPATQTHSTLGTELWENKVAGSTVLPDVKKLGPISPPQPPSVSAWNKPLTSFTGTVTSEGVKPGVEGTVELGIESIQFGAPSSAGSTDSDGGPTLLETGSENKLPAPKEQRQKQPRAGPIKTQKLPEMEPVETKEYKPGPIGKERSLRNRKAKDARGAEGEGMEAGVLPGGGVSRAADSSPPTTDTTVPELGGDIEGMITVPAAEYSSNSKESVTDYTTPSSSLADSVPTVGNKMEESLVANVALPHSLPLPRRETLQQSSSLSTVSPATVDLTLKMESARKAWENSPSLEKNSPVTSSSSPITSCASSYSSFSSASMPQIPVASVTPSTSLSGSGTFTTSSLSTKTTSASDPPNICKVKPQQLQGGSLSSSSTSSSSSSSFSQLGCVPPLLPQQQTPQVYVSQSAAGSAAQIPAFYMDTSHLFSTPHPRLAPPSLAQQQGFQPGLSQPTAVQQIPIPIYAPLQGQPQHQHQHQHQHTHTHQAQLGLGTGPPVSQPQDLFSSSLQPYRSQQAFMQSSLSQPSMMLSGPSLHSYPGVQAPELGKPQSNLAYQQPSSTQHIPILFEPQLNQPSGMGGSQLIDTHMLQARQGMNQHSNMYSGQVQQHGQSSYYSNTQSPSSAMQQVTVPLPGSQLSLSNFGSGGGQPLLALPPTPPQGQPPNMNRQPPVSQPYRSIMGPNHSMMQPPSSKMDMDLKLFGSGMDVKPGTPPVSARSTTPTSSHYRASSTSPSSQSSKINSMLYQKQFQASSAGMRMAQHFPGQFNPQILSQPNIVSPLVRPPHANSFAGGVQRSPMGPPISPNVSGGLMPHPRPLHLQHSQHPTRGPSGPSLAPRGTQAALKAEQDLKAKQRAEVLQSTHKFFSEQQQQQHQQLKAPQVSKASRLDQGGKPPLDTSASNHQAGGERPDTDKPPVSTAKPIRTGPIKPQAIKQEEGK from the exons ATGTCAGAGAAGTCAGGGCAGAGCACCAAGGCAAAGGATGGCAAAACAAAGTATGCAACCCTTAGCCTCTTCAACACCTACAAAGGCAAATCTCTGGAAACCCAGAAAACCGCTG TGGCTGCCAGACATGGGCTTCAGAGTTTGGGCAAAGTTGCTGTCAGCCGCCGCATGCCCCCTCCGGCCAACCTGCCCAGCCTGAAGGCAGAGAACAAGGGAAACGACCCCAACGTCAACATTGTCCCCAAAGACGGTAGTGGCTGGGCATCTCGATCTGAACCAGGGGACGAGAG GCAACAGGAGACTCCCCCACCTCCGAACAAACCAGCAGTGCTCCAGTCACAAGAGCTCCCTACTGGGGCCAGTCGGTCTTGGGCAAACAGCAAGCAGACACAGCTAGACG GAGCTCCTCGTGTGAGCAGCCATTTTCACCAGGAGTTTCCCAGCTTGCAAGCAGCCGGTGAGGCGGAGAAGGGGGATGGTCAAGAGGAAGAGCCTTATGGACCAGGCCCAAGCCTCAGACCTCAAA ATGTTGGCAGTTGGCGTGAGGGTGGGGGCAGGAATTTGAACACTGCATCCAGCCCCTCTGAGATGGACAACAGGGCTCCGGAGGAGGGTAGTACAGGCCTGGATACCTCCACACCCCCTGGGGAAACTGATGAACCTGGCCGAAGTGTAGCCCCGGAGGGTCAAAAAGAGAAGAGGGATGGCAGGGAGAGGCTGGGGGGCAGCCCTCCTGGCCCTCCTGGCCCTCCTGGCCCTCCTCAGCCTAAACTCAATGGGGGGCAGCAGCCTCCAGCGGGTGTACCATCTCACTTTGACCCTGCTTTCAGGAGCATGATGCCACCTTAT ATGTTCCACGCCTATCCTCAAATGTCGTTTGGTCCAGGGCAAGGGAATTTCCGATACCCTGTACCACAAGATGGGCCAAA GGCGATCAGGGGTCCTCGTTCAGCACGACCCCAGCAGGCACCCCCTCAGTCTTGGCTCCAAGACCCCGACAGACCCTCTATCATCAGTGCAACAGAGCTCAAGGAACTGGATAACTTGGACACTGATACTGATGAGGGCTGGGCAG GAGCTCAGATGGAGGTGGATTATACTGAGAAACTAAACTTTAGCGACGATGAAGAGAACCATGCGGCTAAAGAGAAAGGAGAAAACTG GGAGTGGATGGGCAAAATGGAGCGAATGAGATCTCGGACATCAGATATTCAGGAGGGCTGGAAGGAGGGATCTGAGGAACGTGGGGGCAGTAAAACCTCATGGGCTGATAGTGTGGATCCCAGAGCACCGTCACCTGGCAGCGTGGGGCAGTACAATAAATCAGCTGCTCCACAGGACTTCCAG AGTGGCAGTCGTTCCGTTGGCAGCAGTGCTCCACGTGGGAACAAACCACAGGCTGCAGTGGCACCTGGTGCAGATGAGGACTCTGACGCCTGGCGGCAGAAGCGGAAGAAGCAGTCGGACGTTTCTGAAGCTGTTGAGCGAGCAAGACGGAGGCGAGAGGAAGAGGAACGGCGGATGGAAGAACAGCGGCTTGCTGCATGTGCTGAAAAACTTAAGCGCCTCAATGAAAAACACCGGCAGGCTGATGAGGGCAAACCTGCTCAGACCCCTACCGATGAAACGGGAGCTGCAGGGAAGGAAGCTTTATCTGCCCCCGCTCCTGCATCCAGTCCTGTACCCTCAATCCCAGTGTTACAATCGCAACCTCCAATCATCCAAGCCCCTCTGTCTGAGCGGCTTGATCGAGACAGGGAAAGGATAGAGCAAGAACTAGAGAGAGTAGAACCAAGTGCGGAAAATGATGCTCAACTGCCTCGTCAGCCCAGTCCTCCTGCTCAGAGACCTGTAGCTTTTTCTCCAGAGCCACAGACCGAAGGAGAGACCAACTTAGCTGAGGTTGGTCCACTGATGGAGGACAACCAGACTGATAAGACATCATCGGTCCCTATTCGGGACTATTTCAACATAGAGGAAAAGAGag CGGATGAGCCACATCTGCCTTTGCCACACATGGAAACTTCCAGTGGGGATGAAGTCCCCATTGCACCCCCACAGCTGGAAGGAGAGGCTGCAGCTGCTATGCGTCCCTCTCTCATCTCAGGCTATTCCAAACAGTTTCAAAAGTCTTTGCCACCGCGTTTCCTTAGACAACAG gagcagatgaagcaacaacagtggcagcagcagcaaagtgGGGGTTCTGTTTCCCCATCAAGTGGTGGCAGTGTTCCAGCTGCCCAACAGCAACAACACCGCTCCATGTATCAACCCATCGGCCCCCACCACCAGCACTTGGCCTCCATGGGGTTTGACCCACGCTGGCTGATGATGCAGTCCTACATGGACCCCCGCATGATGTCAGGCCGGCCCCCTATGGACATGCCGGCTAACATTCACcctg GGAGACTGCCTCCAAAGCAGATTGTGCGCAGAGAGCCAGGGGACAACTCAAGCTCTAGTTCTGATTCATTTGATCACTTGACCCGACCAATGCGTGACCATGGCATGCCCTCAGACTCACGGATGGTTTGGGGATCAGACTCGTACCCACAGCCAGAGCCCTTACCTTCTGTAACTCCTCCAAAAGGACGGGATGATAACAAGGAACAAag GATGGACTCTGGTTTGGATCTGGACAGGGGTCTTCCGCCGATCTATGCTCAGGACCACGGTGCATTGGACTCTCGTAAAAGTAACTTCTTCCGGGAGCCCCCTGAGACCTTGACAGCATTTACACAGGGTCCagaggatgtttcagggtctCTGGATAGGGTCCCTGTAAGCACAGCCTTTGATCCTGAGGAGCCAGGCTTACCTAGTGGAGAAGAGGTAGAAGCTCTCGGTCAAGCCATGCTCCAGAGAAGTGTCTCTCAGGGTTCCAGTCACTCCCTTAAGCTGGATGAGCCTAGGTTTGATGGGCTACCCCTAGCAACAAAATCACTAGAACTACAGGACACGGGGGACCGGGCTGATGATAAGGCCCAGGGTGAACTCTACTCCCAGGCTGCTGTACCCAGTAACAGGGCCACACCTCCTGCGGATGGACTATTACATAAACAAGAGAAGCTGCCTCTGCCAGTCCCCAGCAAGCAGAAGGCTGAGCTTCGTTGGGGTGGGAGATCAGGGGCTGGACGAAGGGAAGGACCAGGGGGAGAGAGACCGGTCCGCAGGTCAGGCCCAATAAAGAAGCCTGTCCTGAGGGACATGAAAGAAGAGAGGGAgcaaagagaggagagagagaaacgtcatgaaagaggagaaagaggagacCGGTCCAAAAAGGATCAGTCATCCAAAGCTCcttctgcagctgcagctgtgtcTGAAGGTTCCAGACCTCAGGTTGAAGGAAAGAGAGAAGCTGCAGAGGCAGAAGAAACACCAACTGTCCATCAGAGGACCAGAGACTCTCAGCCTTCCTCAGGGTTACCCACCTCTTCTTCCCAGGAGGAGAAAGCAGACAAGCCAccaatcagtgacaagcatCCAGAGCCAAAACTTCCCTCTCGGAAAGACTCTAATCTTCCTCCACGTGTTTACAGacgagaggagagggagagggaacGCGACAGGGACAGGGATCGGGATAGGGACAGGGATAGGGAGAAGGAAATGGACAAGGATAGAGATAGAGATTGGCCTATTGACTCAAGTTTCAAAGGTCGGGGTCGAGGGGAATATTATTCCAGAGGACGAAGCTATCGAGGAACTTACAGTGGCCGAAGTCGGGGCAGTCGTGGTCGAAGTCGGCCAGAGTACCCATATCGAGAGCCAAGGTTACGCTCTGATTTACCCTCTGCAGTAGGTGCTGCTGCCTATCGCAACAGGGAAGAAAGCGAGACACGCAGCGAGAGCTCTGACTTTGAAGTCATACCAAAACGCAGACGGCGCCGGGGTTCAGACACTGATTCTGAAAGTGAAGGTGGGAGGGAGTCTGCTAGCGATACTGGACCTTCTGACCGCGAACCCAGCACCAAACCCAGCCGTCCACTGAGAAGAGAGCTCCCCGGTGAAGGCCGTTCTGTGCATCATAAGCCAGGGTTTGGACCACCTCACATGGGGGAAAAGGTTGGGCCAAGAGGGGACGATGAAAGCCGGCCCAAGCCAGGATTTCTTCCAAAAGGAGAGCCCTCtcgcagaggaagaggaggactaTACAGTCGACGAGGGGGAACGAGGGAGCGTGGAGGCCCTCGTTCAGCCCCTCTTAGAAGGCCAGCTGCAAGAGATTCCTCCTCTCAGTGGCCCTCTAAACCGATGGAGACATTCAGACCTGAGGATGCAGAGTCCACAACAAGATATGACAATCCTTCTGCTGACCGAAGACCCCCTAAATCGGAGGGTAAGAAATTTGGAGATGGGGCCCCTCAGAGCAGCAGAGAAAGGCCTCGTCGATCGAGACCAGCACGGCCTCCAAGGCAGGATAAACCCCCTCGTTTTAGGCGCTTGAAAGAACGTGAAGCTGCAGTGATGGCCAATGGAGAGACAGCCACAAGTTCCCCTGTTTCTTTACCCTCTGTGCCTGCTGCAGCAGTCTCTAGTTCAGCCCCGGCCCCAATTTCCCACTCCCCAACCATGTCTAGAGCTCCAGGAACTCCTCTAACTGTGCCTGCCGAAGTAGTATCTGCTATACCTGGTTCTGACCACCATACTCCCTTAGAAGCATCCTTACCTGAGACCAGTAGTCCCACCATCACTGCAGTGGGTACGAAATCCCCTGACTTGTCAAATCAGAACTCTTCAGATCAAGCCAATGAGGAATGGGAAACTGCTTCTGAGAGCAGCGATTTTAATGAAAGGAGAGAacgagaggagaggaaaggagcaCTGGAGGCTGCTAACGAAGCAGCCACAGCTACTGCCCCAGCTCCTGCAACCACCCAGGGCACTTTAACACCCAGTAGAAGCCCACCTGATGGTGGAGTGACCCCAAAACGTGAAGGATCTCAAGCAGCCAAGAGGAGCTTCTCGAGTCAGAGGCCTATAGAGAGACAGAATCGTAGAGGAAACAGTGGTGCGAAACCAAGCCGAAGCTACGCAGGGGGCaagggagagaggagaggaggggcCAAAGGCAGCCGCAAAGG TCTCACATCCCAGCAAAACTCTGAGGCAACCGCACTCGCGGCTGGCGGAGCAGCCCAGAGGTCTGCAAAAGAGCAGACAGCCCGTCGTAAAGATGAAGCCAAACAGACCACCAAGAAGCCCAAGGAGAACGCTCTTTCTCAGTTTGATCTCAACAATTATGCCA GTGTTGTGATTATTGATGACCACCCAGAGGTAACAACGACAGAGGACCCACAGTCCAGCGCCAATGACGATGGCTTCACAGAGGTCGTTTCCCGCAAGCAACAGAAACGCCTGCAGGATGAAGAGAAACGGAAAAAGGAAGAGCAGACTACTCAG AACTGGGGAAAAAAGAGCTCTGGTGAAAAAAGTAGAGGAAGTGGTGGAAAGCTCCCACCAAGATTTGCCAAAAAACAGTCAtcgcaacaacaacagcagcagcagcaacaacaacaacaacaacaacaacaacaacaactgtcCTCACAGTCTCAGCCTGTAGCCTCTGCCCCTAGTGCCCAACAGCAGCCTTCCAGCTCCGCTGCCCAGCATCCTCACCTTGCTCCCTCACAGCCTGTTGCATCTCCTCAAACTCTGGAAGGGACAGTGGCTCCTTTATCCTCTATTCCCCCTGCTACCGTGGACTTCACTTCAAAGAGTTTACCCCCTCCAGCTACACAGACGCACAGCACTCTGGGTACAGAGCTGTGGGAGAACAAGGTAGCCGGCTCCACTGTTCTTCCTGACGTCAAGAAGC TTGGTCCCATCAGCCCTCCCCAGCCACCATCTGTGAGTGCTTGGAATAAACCCTTAACCTCCTTTACTGGTACTGTCACCTCTGAG GGCGTTAAGCCTGGAGTCGAGGGCACTGTAGAATTGGGAATCGAGAGTATTCAGTTTGGAGCACCATCATCTGCAGGCAGCACTGACAGCGATGGAGGCCCCACACTGCTCGAAACCGGCTCTGAAAACAAGCTACCTGCTCCCAAAGAACAGAGGCAAAAACAACCTCGAGCTGGCCCAATCAAAACACAGAAG CTCCCTGAAATGGAACCAGTGGAAACCAAGGAGTACAAGCCAGGTCCTATTGGTAAAGAGCGCTCTCTAAGAAACCGCAAGGCCAAAGATGCACGtggagcagagggtgagggGATGGAGGCTGGAGTACTACCTGGCGGAGGTGTCAGCAGAGCCGCAGACTCCAGTCCTCCCACAACCGACACCACAGTACCTGAACTTGGAGGGGACATAGAGGGCATGATCACAGTGCCCGCAGCAGAGTACAGTAGTAATTCTAAG GAGTCTGTAACTGACTACACCACTCCCTCGTCCTCTCTGGCTGACAGTGTTCCTACTGTAGGGAACAAAATGGAAGAGAGTTTAGTGGCCAAT GTGGCACTACCACACTCTCTGCCGCTTCCGCGCAGAGAAACCCTGCAGCAGAGCTCCAGCCTCAGCACAGTCTCACCTGCCACTGTTGACCTCACGCTAAAG ATGGAGTCGGCTCGTAAAGCTTGGGAGAACTCCCCGAGTCTTGAGAAGAATTCTCCAGTCACTTCCTCTTCATCCCCCATCACCTCCTGTGCTTCTTCATACTCCTCCTTCTCGTCAGCCTCCATGCCTCAGATTCCTGTGGCTTCTGTAACTCCCAGCACCTCGCTGtcag GTTCTGGTACCTTTACAACATCATCTCTCAGCACCAAGACCACCTCAGCCTCTGACCCCCCTAATATCTGCAAGGTGAAGCCACAGCAGCTACAAGGTGgaagcctctcctcctcctccaccagcaGCAGTAGTAGCAGCAGCTTCTCTCAGCTTGGCTGTGTGCCTCCCCTGCTGCCCCAGCAGCAAACCCCACAGGTGTACGTCTCCCAGTCTGCAGCAG GTTCTGCAGCCCAGATTCCAGCCTTCTACATGGACACTAGCCACCTCTTCAGCACCCCCCACCCCCGCCTGGCCCCTCCATCCCTggcacagcagcaaggcttccAGCCTGGACTATCACAG CCGACAGCTGTGCAGCAGATTCCTATTCCCATCTACGCTCCCCTGCAAGGACAGcctcagcaccagcaccagcaccaacaccaacacacacacacacaccaggctCAGCTTGGACTTGGCACTGGTCCGCCAGTTTCACAGCCACAGGACCTGTTCAGTTCCTCACTTCAGCCGTACAG GTCTCAGCAGGCGTTCATGCAAAGCAGTTTGTCACAGCCGTCCATGATGTTGTCGGGACCATCCCTGCACAGTTATCCTGGCGTACAAGCCCCTGAGCTGGGCAAGCCTCAGTCCAATCTGGCTTATCAGCAGCCTTCTTCCACCCAGCACATTCCCATTCTGTTCGAACCTCAGCTCAACCAGCCTTCTGGCATGGGAGGGTCCCAGCTTATTGATACACACATGCTCCAG GCTCGGCAGGGAATGAATCAACATTCTAACATGTACTCCGGGCAGGTACAACAACATGGACAGAGTAGCTACTATAGCAACACTCAGTCACCCAGTTCTGCAATGCAACAG GTGACAGTTCCTCTTCCGGGTTCCCAGTTGTCCCTGTCAAACTTTGGTTCTGGTGGAGGCCAGCCCCTCCTGGCGCTGCCTCCCACTCCTCCCCAAGGCCAGCCCCCCAACATGAACCGACAGCCCCCAGTTTCTCAGCCATACCGAAGCATCATGGGCCCCAACCACAGCATGATGCAGCCTCCATCCAGCAAG ATGGACATGGATCTGAAACTTTTTGGCAGTGGGATGGATGTGAAGCCTGGAACCCCTCCTGTCAGCGCCAGGAGCACTACACCCACCTCCAGCCATTACag GGCCAGCTCCACCTCTCCTAGCAGCCAGTCCAGTAAGATTAACAGCATGCTCTACCAGAAGCAGTTTCAGGCCAGCTCTGCTGGCATGAGAATGGCACAGCATTTCCCTGGCCAGTTTAATCCTCAG ATTCTGTCTCAGCCAAACATCGTCTCCCCTCTGGTTCGCCCTCCTCATGCTAATTCCTTTGCTGGAGGTGTTCAACGTTCTCCCATGGGCCCTCCGATTTCACCAAATGTGAGTGGTGGTCTCATGCCGCACCCCCGTCCCCTGCACCTACAGCACAGCCAGCACCCGACCCGGGGACCCTCTGGTCCCTCCCTTGCGCCCAGAGGTACGCAGGCGGCTCTGAAGGCCGAACAGGACCTAAAG GCTAAGCAGCGTGCTGAGGTGCTCCAGTCTACTCATAAGTTCTTCTCagagcagcaacaacagcaacacCAACAACTGAAGGCCCCTCAAGTCAGTAAAGCTTCTAGACTCGATCAAGGAGGAAAACCTCCACTCGACACTTCTGCCTCAAACCACCAGGCGGGAGGAGAGCGCCCAGATACTGACAAACCTCCTGTGTCCACGGCCAAGCCCATTCGGACTGGCCCCATAAAACCACAGGCCATCAAACAGGAGGAGGGCAAGTAA